A window of Candidatus Omnitrophota bacterium contains these coding sequences:
- a CDS encoding transketolase C-terminal domain-containing protein: protein MREGDDFIIFAAGDVAMLSADASEMLARENISAGVVNLRFIKPLDGDTILKHVKRAGRVLIAEDNALSAGVGSAILELLSDNNVKADVRRLGVPDCFIAHDKRQSLLRGMGISAEGIADKIRRWQK, encoded by the coding sequence ATGCGCGAAGGAGATGATTTTATCATTTTCGCGGCAGGGGATGTGGCCATGCTCTCCGCGGACGCGTCGGAAATGCTTGCCAGGGAAAATATCAGCGCCGGTGTTGTGAATTTAAGATTTATAAAACCTTTGGATGGTGATACAATATTAAAGCATGTTAAGCGCGCGGGCAGGGTATTGATAGCGGAAGACAATGCCCTATCAGCAGGCGTCGGCAGCGCTATATTGGAATTATTAAGCGATAATAATGTTAAAGCTGATGTTCGCAGACTGGGTGTGCCGGATTGTTTTATCGCCCATGATAAAAGGCAATCCCTTTTAAGGGGTATGGGCATTTCGGCAGAAGGTATAGCGGATAAGATTAGACGATGGCAAAAATAA
- a CDS encoding 4Fe-4S binding protein, which produces MAKIKINSQRCKACGLCIIYCPNGSIVFSDNINKQGVKPARFKEGAKCAGCAFCVMMCPDCAIELCLDNDSEEGKNEKR; this is translated from the coding sequence ATGGCAAAAATAAAGATAAATAGTCAAAGATGTAAGGCGTGCGGGCTTTGTATCATCTATTGCCCTAACGGTTCTATTGTTTTTTCAGACAACATCAACAAACAGGGCGTAAAGCCGGCCCGGTTTAAGGAAGGCGCCAAATGCGCCGGGTGCGCTTTTTGTGTAATGATGTGCCCTGATTGCGCCATTGAACTTTGTCTGGATAATGATTCTGAAGAAGGAAAAAATGAAAAAAGATAA